Proteins encoded in a region of the Planococcus shixiaomingii genome:
- a CDS encoding Na+/H+ antiporter subunit D produces MINLLLFPVIIPLLFAAIMLFFPKNLLMQRTIAVAGASLTFIAALFLLAKVKTDGVQAVTLGNWDAPFGITMASDLLSVLLVLSASLITLFVVFYSFQTIGVERERSYYYPAVLFLLVGVNGAFTTGDIFNLFVFFEVLLMSSYMLIVHGGEKPQLRESIKYLLVNVISSALFVAAVAFLYSVTGTLNMADLAVKIPQIEQTGILTVIAVMFLVVFGFKAAIFPLYFWLPSSYYAPPIPILALFGALLTKVGVYAIMRTYTLFFTMNTDVTHQLLAAIAILTILAGCVGALAYFDVKKIIIYNIIIAVGVILFGVSQMNEAGIDGAIFYLVHDMLIKAVLFFLVGIVAAIFGTSNLREMGGLIKTYPVLGWTFLIAAFGLAGIPPLSGFPGKLLIIQGGFEGENFWGSLVILATSLLVLLSVVRIFVYAFWGEPVKTIPLSKSAYYQMFIPSLVLVAITVFVGVGAELFMPLISGAGDVLLNPSIYIDAVLKE; encoded by the coding sequence TTGATTAATTTACTTCTCTTTCCTGTCATCATTCCTTTATTATTTGCTGCGATCATGCTGTTTTTCCCAAAAAACCTTTTGATGCAGCGCACAATTGCCGTTGCTGGTGCTTCCCTAACCTTTATCGCCGCTTTGTTTTTACTGGCAAAAGTAAAAACAGACGGAGTCCAGGCCGTAACTCTTGGCAACTGGGACGCACCATTCGGCATTACGATGGCGTCCGATTTGTTATCGGTGCTGTTAGTTCTCAGCGCTTCGCTGATCACCCTGTTCGTCGTTTTCTATAGCTTCCAGACAATCGGCGTTGAACGGGAGCGGTCTTATTACTATCCGGCAGTGCTTTTTTTATTGGTCGGTGTAAACGGAGCTTTTACTACCGGAGACATCTTCAACTTATTCGTGTTCTTTGAAGTGCTGCTGATGTCTTCATATATGTTGATCGTCCATGGCGGCGAAAAGCCGCAACTGAGGGAATCCATCAAGTACTTGCTGGTTAACGTCATTTCCTCTGCTTTGTTTGTCGCTGCTGTAGCATTTCTTTACTCAGTGACCGGTACACTCAATATGGCCGATTTAGCTGTGAAAATTCCACAGATTGAACAGACAGGCATTTTAACAGTTATTGCTGTCATGTTCCTGGTGGTATTCGGCTTTAAAGCCGCAATCTTCCCATTGTACTTTTGGCTGCCTAGTTCGTACTATGCACCACCGATTCCGATCTTGGCTTTATTTGGCGCCTTGCTGACAAAGGTCGGTGTTTACGCCATCATGCGGACGTACACGCTGTTCTTCACGATGAATACAGATGTCACCCATCAATTGTTGGCCGCGATCGCGATACTGACGATTCTGGCTGGCTGTGTCGGTGCACTCGCTTATTTCGATGTTAAAAAAATTATCATTTATAACATCATCATCGCCGTCGGTGTCATTTTGTTCGGGGTTTCACAAATGAACGAAGCGGGCATTGACGGAGCAATCTTTTATCTGGTACACGACATGCTGATCAAAGCTGTCTTGTTCTTCTTAGTCGGAATTGTAGCGGCTATTTTCGGTACATCAAACTTGCGGGAAATGGGCGGTTTAATCAAAACCTATCCTGTTCTAGGCTGGACCTTTTTGATTGCGGCTTTCGGCTTAGCCGGCATTCCTCCGCTTAGTGGATTCCCTGGCAAACTGCTTATTATCCAAGGCGGATTTGAAGGGGAGAATTTCTGGGGCAGCTTAGTTATTCTCGCCACTAGCCTATTGGTGCTGTTAAGTGTCGTCCGCATTTTCGTCTACGCTTTCTGGGGGGAACCTGTCAAAACCATCCCTCTATCAAAGTCAGCGTATTACCAAATGTTCATCCCGTCACTCGTGCTTGTAGCCATAACAGTCTTTGTGGGAGTCGGCGCAGAACTGTTCATGCCGCTCATTTCAGGTGCTGGGGACGTACTATTAAATCCATCCATCTATATAGATGCGGTATTAAAGGAGTAG
- a CDS encoding Na(+)/H(+) antiporter subunit B: protein MRTNDVMLQTVSKVAVFIILMFAVNIFFAGHYTPGGGFVGGLLTASAIVLLMLAFDIETVKKIIPFNYVTMVAVGLLLALGTASAAIFFNVPFFTHAYDYFNLPLFGETSLHSAALFDLGVYLVVVGVTMTIIQTIGEDE, encoded by the coding sequence ATGAGAACAAATGATGTGATGCTGCAAACTGTCTCAAAAGTAGCAGTTTTTATCATTTTGATGTTCGCTGTCAATATTTTTTTTGCTGGACATTATACGCCTGGCGGCGGTTTTGTCGGCGGCCTTCTAACTGCCAGCGCCATTGTGCTATTGATGTTGGCGTTTGATATTGAAACTGTGAAAAAAATCATCCCGTTCAATTACGTCACGATGGTCGCAGTCGGACTTTTGCTTGCCCTCGGCACAGCGAGCGCAGCTATTTTCTTTAATGTCCCATTTTTCACCCATGCGTACGATTACTTTAATTTGCCGCTGTTCGGTGAAACCTCCCTGCACTCAGCTGCATTATTTGATTTAGGAGTTTATTTGGTTGTTGTCGGAGTAACGATGACCATTATTCAAACGATTGGAGAGGATGAATAA
- the mnhG gene encoding monovalent cation/H(+) antiporter subunit G has translation MEIIADVLVIFFISVGVILSVVAALGLVRFPDVYTRTHAASKSSTLGVLCILFGTFLHFLLIENHFNTELIIAIAFLFITSPVAGHLIGRASYVSGIKLADVTVRDDLKGVIGPKVNKKK, from the coding sequence GTGGAAATAATCGCTGATGTACTCGTTATTTTCTTTATTAGTGTCGGAGTCATCTTAAGCGTCGTAGCGGCGTTGGGGCTCGTCCGTTTTCCGGATGTCTACACACGCACGCACGCTGCTTCTAAAAGTTCGACACTTGGTGTTTTGTGCATTTTATTTGGAACGTTCTTGCACTTTTTGCTGATTGAAAATCATTTCAATACTGAGTTGATTATCGCAATCGCCTTTTTGTTCATCACTTCCCCGGTTGCCGGCCATTTGATTGGTCGTGCTTCATATGTATCGGGCATTAAACTTGCCGATGTAACGGTAAGGGATGATTTGAAAGGCGTTATCGGTCCAAAAGTGAATAAAAAGAAATAA
- a CDS encoding Na+/H+ antiporter subunit E yields the protein MALQVLLNFFLALVWMFMTVSFTPTGFAIGYLVGLLLIVLMRRFFSHRLYLYRVWAVIFLFFLFIKELVMANFSVFKLAVQPRLSIRPAIFELETELKYDWEVTLLAALITLTPGTLVLAISDDQKKLYIHAIDFEDIDDAVQAIKTTFERAIMEVSRP from the coding sequence ATGGCACTGCAAGTTTTACTGAATTTCTTTTTAGCGCTCGTCTGGATGTTTATGACGGTTTCCTTTACCCCAACCGGCTTTGCGATCGGTTACTTAGTCGGCTTGTTGCTCATAGTGTTAATGCGCAGGTTTTTCTCACACCGGCTTTATCTATACCGGGTATGGGCAGTCATTTTCCTCTTTTTCTTGTTTATCAAAGAATTGGTGATGGCAAATTTTTCAGTATTTAAGCTGGCCGTTCAACCCCGCCTTTCTATCCGTCCAGCCATTTTTGAATTGGAGACGGAATTGAAATATGATTGGGAAGTTACCTTGCTGGCTGCGCTGATTACGCTGACCCCCGGCACGCTGGTGCTTGCCATTTCCGATGACCAAAAAAAGCTTTATATCCATGCCATCGACTTCGAGGATATCGACGACGCCGTCCAAGCGATCAAGACGACTTTTGAGCGGGCAATAATGGAGGTGAGCCGGCCATGA
- a CDS encoding Na(+)/H(+) antiporter subunit F1: protein MMIFYWSALIIVSLAFVALLYRLIKGPTIADRVVALDALGVSLVSIVALLSMILKTEFFFEIILLLSILSFIGTAAFAKFIERGVIFDRGNNR from the coding sequence ATGATGATTTTTTACTGGAGCGCACTTATTATTGTCAGTCTTGCATTTGTAGCGCTTTTGTATCGGCTGATCAAAGGGCCGACCATCGCTGACCGCGTAGTGGCGCTTGATGCACTAGGCGTTTCGCTCGTTTCGATTGTCGCCTTATTGTCCATGATCCTTAAAACCGAGTTTTTCTTTGAGATCATTTTGCTGTTAAGCATTTTGTCATTTATCGGAACCGCTGCTTTTGCGAAGTTTATAGAAAGAGGAGTGATTTTCGACCGTGGAAATAATCGCTGA
- a CDS encoding Na(+)/H(+) antiporter subunit C, translating to MEIIMSVAIGFLFMAAVYLMLSKSLIRIIIGTGLLSHGAHLLILTMGGLGGTAPPVVAEGVGIGDYVDPLPQALILTAIVISFAVTSFFLVLAYRAYQELGTDDMNLMRGIEDLD from the coding sequence ATGGAAATAATCATGTCAGTTGCCATCGGCTTTCTTTTCATGGCCGCGGTATACTTGATGTTATCTAAAAGTTTGATTCGGATTATCATTGGAACGGGACTTTTAAGCCACGGAGCCCACCTGCTCATTTTGACGATGGGTGGCCTTGGCGGAACTGCGCCGCCTGTTGTTGCAGAAGGTGTCGGTATTGGAGACTATGTCGATCCCCTGCCTCAAGCGCTTATTTTGACGGCTATCGTCATTTCATTTGCAGTAACATCCTTTTTCTTAGTGCTCGCATATAGGGCTTACCAAGAGTTAGGCACTGACGATATGAATTTAATGAGAGGAATTGAAGATCTTGATTAA
- a CDS encoding divergent PAP2 family protein, producing MEIFSNLPLMAGLFAILFAQFIKIPIQYIVTREVEWKLFASTGGMPSSHSAAVTALTTGVAIEHGLDSTLFAVSAMFAVITMYDATGVRFQAGQQALTINKLRNDFNLFVTETKTWQQKKEEEKIEELKTLLGHKPSEVFMGAITGIIIAFVFYAVLI from the coding sequence ATGGAAATTTTCTCGAATTTGCCTTTGATGGCAGGCCTATTTGCTATCCTTTTTGCCCAGTTTATTAAAATCCCGATTCAGTATATCGTAACCCGGGAAGTAGAATGGAAGCTTTTTGCTTCCACTGGCGGTATGCCGAGCTCGCATTCTGCAGCTGTCACAGCGTTGACTACCGGAGTCGCGATTGAACATGGATTGGATTCAACCCTATTTGCCGTCTCAGCCATGTTTGCAGTTATCACCATGTATGATGCGACCGGTGTCCGTTTCCAAGCCGGGCAGCAAGCGCTGACCATCAATAAATTACGGAACGATTTCAATCTTTTTGTAACCGAAACGAAAACCTGGCAGCAGAAAAAAGAAGAAGAAAAAATAGAAGAATTAAAAACACTGCTTGGCCATAAACCGAGTGAAGTGTTCATGGGTGCCATCACTGGCATCATTATTGCTTTCGTTTTTTATGCTGTACTCATCTAA
- a CDS encoding YuiA family protein, with amino-acid sequence MRFFKVTKPANQCPYCSGKGYFQLRLGGSETCSCCSGSGKK; translated from the coding sequence ATGAGATTCTTTAAAGTAACTAAGCCCGCTAATCAGTGTCCTTACTGCTCCGGCAAAGGTTATTTCCAATTGCGATTGGGCGGTTCAGAAACGTGCTCCTGCTGTTCTGGCTCTGGAAAAAAATAA
- a CDS encoding GNAT family N-acetyltransferase → MGKLRFEKGYREDNCLRESFCKLANQIFGLNFGNWYKSGFWGERYIPFSFIDGGEVVANVSVNKVDLLIEGKVHPSLQIGTVMTHSDYRNQGLSRKLMGKVLEEFEGKYDIMYLFANESVMDFYPKFGFHEIQEQQFSAFFNGIQTNRNNIRKLDVANLSDLQWIQEIVYNRVPVSSIFSTANSAGITMYHVLNVFTDHIYYSGELGALIIFERQGQQLELFDVISKKPVTLRTVLAQIADENTQNIVFHFTPDVEGLNLEKKPFQSGEALFVRENGLCSYLPQVMHPVTSKA, encoded by the coding sequence ATGGGAAAGCTTCGATTCGAAAAGGGGTATAGGGAAGATAATTGTTTGCGGGAAAGTTTTTGCAAGTTGGCAAATCAGATTTTTGGATTGAATTTTGGCAATTGGTATAAGAGCGGATTTTGGGGAGAGCGGTATATTCCTTTTTCGTTTATAGATGGAGGAGAAGTGGTGGCAAATGTCTCGGTCAATAAAGTCGATTTGCTTATTGAAGGGAAAGTGCATCCTTCTTTGCAAATCGGAACAGTTATGACTCACTCCGATTACCGCAACCAAGGATTATCAAGAAAACTTATGGGAAAAGTGCTAGAAGAATTTGAAGGAAAGTACGACATCATGTACTTGTTCGCGAACGAATCGGTTATGGACTTTTATCCGAAGTTTGGTTTTCATGAAATACAGGAACAGCAGTTTTCTGCTTTTTTCAATGGCATTCAGACAAACAGAAACAACATCCGTAAACTGGACGTTGCGAACTTGAGCGATCTTCAATGGATCCAAGAAATTGTATACAACCGCGTACCGGTATCTTCTATATTTTCAACCGCCAACTCAGCTGGCATTACGATGTATCATGTTCTGAATGTCTTTACAGATCATATTTATTACTCGGGAGAACTAGGTGCTCTTATCATTTTTGAAAGACAAGGACAACAGCTGGAGCTTTTCGATGTCATTAGCAAAAAGCCTGTAACCTTACGCACTGTGTTAGCCCAAATTGCAGACGAAAACACCCAAAACATTGTCTTTCATTTTACGCCGGATGTGGAAGGGCTCAATTTGGAAAAGAAACCATTCCAAAGTGGCGAGGCGTTGTTTGTCAGAGAAAATGGCCTTTGTTCTTATCTTCCACAAGTTATGCATCCAGTTACGTCAAAAGCTTGA
- a CDS encoding leucyl aminopeptidase, protein MNLVVQSNTENLESEIMVVGLSRHPENTKGWQQFSERFSGKLEEWTKDLSFDLKSLVTYPTLSGSIPRVLFVGLNDRKKLTEEDLRAVFGQVGKELTKQKIKNAAVYLDSFRNESITAENAAYLAAEGVTLGAYRFDDYKTGSNLADSAIEKLHILSEEDLEEVEASAFIGQVFGESVNEARTLVNMPGNILTATALADYAQELGDLYGFETDILGKAELEELGMGAILAVNQGSVEEPRLIVLKYKATDAFENPLALVGKGITFDTGGYSLKTKDGIVGMKGDMGGAAAVLGAMKVIGELKPEKNVVAVIASTDNMVSGNAFKPDDVITSLSGKTIEILNTDAEGRLVLADSVTYAKQLGATHIVDVATLTGGVIVALGKDKTGALTNDEAFFETFMEATMETGEFVWRLPLTESDKKRIRKSDVADLNNSPGRDGHMIFGGGFVGEFAEGTPWIHLDIAGTSDADSAHDLGPKGGTGVMVRTLAMLVERMAEEQ, encoded by the coding sequence ATGAATTTGGTTGTGCAATCGAATACTGAAAACCTTGAATCCGAAATTATGGTAGTAGGGCTTAGCCGTCATCCAGAAAACACAAAAGGGTGGCAACAATTTTCGGAGCGTTTTAGCGGTAAATTAGAAGAGTGGACAAAAGATTTGTCCTTTGACTTGAAGTCGCTTGTTACATATCCGACATTATCCGGTTCTATTCCACGAGTGCTGTTTGTCGGCTTGAATGACCGGAAGAAATTGACGGAAGAAGATTTGCGTGCTGTTTTTGGCCAGGTCGGCAAGGAATTGACAAAGCAAAAAATTAAAAATGCAGCGGTATATTTGGATTCATTCCGAAATGAAAGCATCACTGCCGAAAATGCTGCATATTTGGCAGCTGAAGGCGTAACGTTAGGCGCTTACCGTTTTGATGATTATAAAACAGGCTCGAATTTAGCGGACAGTGCGATTGAAAAGTTGCACATACTATCTGAAGAAGACTTGGAGGAAGTGGAAGCTTCCGCATTTATTGGCCAAGTATTCGGGGAGTCGGTCAATGAAGCGCGGACACTCGTCAATATGCCGGGGAATATTTTGACTGCGACGGCGCTAGCTGATTATGCGCAGGAACTGGGCGACTTGTATGGCTTTGAAACGGACATTCTCGGAAAAGCAGAACTCGAGGAGCTTGGCATGGGCGCGATTCTTGCGGTTAACCAAGGGTCGGTTGAAGAACCGCGGTTGATAGTTTTGAAATACAAAGCAACTGACGCGTTTGAAAATCCATTGGCTCTAGTCGGCAAAGGAATTACCTTTGACACGGGCGGTTACTCGCTAAAGACAAAAGATGGCATCGTCGGTATGAAAGGCGATATGGGAGGCGCAGCAGCAGTGCTTGGCGCCATGAAAGTAATCGGCGAATTAAAACCGGAAAAAAACGTGGTGGCCGTTATTGCTTCGACGGACAATATGGTTTCCGGCAATGCTTTCAAGCCGGATGATGTAATTACATCGTTAAGCGGTAAAACTATTGAAATCCTCAATACAGATGCAGAAGGGCGTTTAGTATTGGCTGATTCGGTCACATACGCGAAACAGCTTGGCGCAACGCATATAGTCGACGTGGCTACTCTTACAGGCGGTGTTATTGTGGCGCTTGGCAAAGACAAAACTGGCGCGTTGACCAACGATGAAGCGTTCTTTGAAACGTTCATGGAAGCGACAATGGAGACAGGCGAGTTTGTGTGGCGTTTGCCGCTAACGGAAAGCGATAAAAAGCGCATCCGGAAAAGTGATGTTGCAGATTTAAACAATTCACCAGGCCGCGATGGCCATATGATCTTTGGCGGCGGATTTGTTGGGGAGTTTGCAGAAGGGACTCCGTGGATCCATCTGGATATTGCAGGAACTTCCGATGCCGATAGCGCTCATGACCTTGGACCAAAAGGCGGCACAGGAGTTATGGTACGGACGCTGGCTATGCTCGTGGAAAGAATGGCAGAAGAGCAGTAA
- a CDS encoding NUDIX domain-containing protein: MTKNKRGNVWLAAAGLVVNSQREWLVVKKRYGGLKGKWSLPAGFVMASETIDQAVLREVQEETGMDCNVQGMIGFRSGVIRQEISDNMAIFLLKAQDENQPFTVQESEIYEAAWISPEALAKNEEVSVMLHEMAAYVTEEGFQAIEDVDPGEVFGYSLYKLFFKKQR, encoded by the coding sequence GTGACCAAAAACAAACGAGGAAATGTCTGGCTAGCAGCAGCTGGCTTAGTCGTGAATTCACAAAGAGAATGGCTTGTCGTCAAAAAGAGGTACGGCGGTCTGAAGGGGAAATGGTCGTTGCCGGCAGGATTTGTCATGGCTTCGGAAACAATCGACCAAGCGGTATTGCGCGAAGTGCAGGAAGAGACAGGGATGGACTGTAATGTGCAAGGCATGATCGGTTTTCGCTCTGGGGTGATCCGCCAGGAAATTAGCGATAACATGGCTATATTTTTATTGAAAGCCCAAGATGAAAACCAGCCATTTACCGTTCAGGAATCTGAGATTTATGAAGCCGCCTGGATATCGCCTGAAGCATTGGCGAAAAATGAAGAAGTTTCGGTGATGCTTCACGAGATGGCCGCATACGTTACAGAAGAAGGCTTTCAAGCTATAGAAGATGTGGATCCAGGTGAGGTTTTCGGTTACTCACTTTATAAATTATTTTTTAAAAAACAAAGATAA
- a CDS encoding YuiB family protein: MNNSITIVQLVISMLLFYVMFFGIGFLLNMLLRMTWLMAIVYPIVVLLIIDDVSFFDYFTSPGESFSMLGNTLTSLTGSDIAVLLAGFAGAITSGIVMKILRKMGYQMF; encoded by the coding sequence ATGAACAATTCTATTACCATTGTGCAATTAGTTATTTCCATGTTATTGTTTTACGTGATGTTTTTCGGGATCGGCTTTTTATTGAATATGCTGCTTCGTATGACATGGCTTATGGCGATTGTTTATCCGATCGTTGTATTGCTGATTATTGATGATGTCAGCTTTTTTGATTATTTCACGAGTCCAGGCGAATCTTTCTCCATGCTGGGCAATACATTGACGTCTTTGACTGGCTCTGATATTGCGGTATTGTTAGCTGGTTTTGCAGGAGCAATTACTTCGGGGATTGTCATGAAGATCTTGCGTAAAATGGGTTATCAAATGTTCTAA
- a CDS encoding NAD(P)/FAD-dependent oxidoreductase — protein MKRPSILVLGAGYGGLMTVVNLQKVLGTDAADITLINKNEYHYESTWLHEAAAGTMLPEEVRYDIKDVIDNVKTKFVQATVTEIDVVGKRVLTDNGEYAYDYLVIGLGFEGETFGIEGLDKYALSIANVKAARYIREHIEYQFATWSTEPVKDDSRLTIVVGGAGFTGIEFLGELANRVPQLCKEFDIPREKVRVICVEAAPMVLPGFDPELVTYAVGHLEAKGIEFSIGTPVVEATPEGVKIKKGDDQFEFIKAGTVVWAAGVRGSSVLEASQIESMRARVKVEKDLRAPGFSDVFIVGDCALMINEETNRPYPPTAQIAMQQGETVAKNINALIKGEETAEFVPDLKGTVCSLGDDDAIGVVFGKKVTGKRASFMKKMIDNRALFMVGGTKLVMKKGKFNVL, from the coding sequence TTGAAAAGACCGTCAATATTAGTATTAGGAGCAGGTTACGGTGGTTTAATGACTGTTGTAAACTTGCAAAAAGTTCTGGGCACAGATGCTGCAGATATTACATTGATCAACAAAAACGAATACCATTACGAAAGCACATGGCTTCACGAAGCAGCTGCAGGAACTATGCTTCCTGAAGAAGTGCGCTATGATATCAAAGATGTAATTGACAACGTGAAAACGAAATTCGTTCAAGCGACTGTTACAGAAATTGATGTAGTAGGCAAGCGGGTTTTAACCGACAATGGCGAGTATGCATACGATTACCTCGTTATTGGACTAGGATTTGAAGGCGAAACATTCGGTATTGAAGGCCTTGATAAATATGCGCTTTCTATCGCTAACGTGAAAGCAGCGCGCTATATCCGCGAGCATATTGAATACCAATTTGCTACATGGTCAACTGAACCGGTGAAAGACGACAGCCGTTTGACGATTGTTGTGGGTGGAGCAGGATTTACGGGAATTGAATTCCTTGGAGAACTTGCGAACCGTGTTCCTCAATTGTGCAAGGAATTTGATATTCCACGCGAAAAAGTTCGGGTTATTTGTGTAGAAGCTGCACCGATGGTCTTGCCTGGATTTGATCCAGAGCTAGTGACTTACGCGGTAGGCCACCTAGAAGCTAAAGGAATCGAATTCTCGATCGGTACTCCAGTTGTAGAAGCGACTCCAGAAGGCGTTAAGATTAAAAAAGGCGACGATCAATTCGAATTCATCAAAGCCGGCACAGTTGTCTGGGCAGCAGGCGTTCGCGGAAGCAGCGTTCTTGAAGCTAGCCAGATTGAAAGCATGCGTGCACGTGTTAAAGTTGAAAAAGACCTTCGTGCTCCAGGATTTTCTGATGTATTCATCGTGGGTGACTGCGCATTGATGATCAACGAAGAGACGAACCGTCCTTATCCGCCAACTGCCCAAATTGCAATGCAACAAGGGGAAACAGTAGCGAAAAACATCAATGCCTTGATCAAAGGTGAAGAAACTGCAGAGTTTGTTCCTGATTTGAAAGGAACAGTTTGCTCACTTGGTGATGACGATGCAATCGGCGTCGTGTTCGGCAAAAAAGTTACCGGCAAACGTGCATCTTTCATGAAGAAAATGATCGATAACCGCGCATTGTTCATGGTAGGCGGAACGAAGCTTGTTATGAAAAAAGGTAAATTCAACGTACTATAA